DNA sequence from the Bradyrhizobium sp. CIAT3101 genome:
ACCTCGCCTCGCAGGTCTCGCGGGATTCCGCCGCACGCGAAGAGCGCGCGCGCCACATCGAGCAGTCCGTCGACGCGTTCCGCGAGGCGATCGGCGCGATCATGCGCGGGCTGAGCGACAACGCCTCCGTCATGCGCGAGACCGCGCAGACCATCACCCGCGTCACTGCGGATGCCAACAGCCGCGCCGGCACGGCGGCCAGCGCCACCGAGCAGGCTTCGAACAACGTCACCGCGGTGGCGGGTGCAGCCGAGGAACTGTCGGCGTCGGTGGAAGAGATCGGCCGCCAGGTGCGGCAGTCCGCAAGCGCCGTCGAGCAGACCGGCCAGCGCACCGAAAAATCGATCGCCGAGATCGAAAGCCTCGCCGCAGCCACGCAGCGCATCGACGGCGTGCTGACCCTCATCCAGACGATCGCCGAGCAGACCAACCTGCTGGCGCTCAACGCCACCATCGAGGCCGCCCGCGCCGGCGATGCCGGCCGCGGCTTTGCCGTCGTTGCGCATGAAGTGAAGGCACTGGCCGGTCAGACCGCGAAAGCGACCGCCGACATCAGCGAGAACGTCGCGATGATCCAGTCCTCCACCCGCAACGCGGTCGACGCCGTCCGCGAGATCGGCGGCGCGGTGCGCGAGATCAACGAGGTGACATCGGCGATTGCCGGCGCCGTCGGCCAGCAGGATGCGGCGACGCGCGAGATCTCCTCCAACGCGCAATCGGCAGCACAGGGCAACGAGACGCTGGTCGCCAACATCACCTCGCTGCGCGACGCCATCGGCGAGACCGACACGGCGGCGACCTCGGTGCTGACGGCGGCGAGCAGCCTGACCTCGACGGCGGACACGCTGTCGCGCGAGGTGGAAAAATTCTTCCAGAACCTGCGCTCGGACAGCCGCATCGCCAAGGCCGGGTGATCGCGGGCGTCTGCCGGCTCCGGGCAGGCCGCTCAAACCAAAAACGCGAAAACAACCCGATGCACAGTAGGCGCGGCAAGCCCCACGCCACACGACTACTGATTTTACGAAATCAATTTGACACGTCGGGCAAAACACCGGCATGATGTCATCATGGGTGCCCCCGAACCTCAGGCGACGACTGAACACGCCTACCGCAGACACCGTCCGGCACGGCCCCGGCCGCATCACCCGTGCTCGAACGGGCCAACTTCGCGGATGACTCGGCAGATCTGCAAAAATCCACTGGCGTAGAATTCGGCATGACCTCGCTTCATGGCTTCGATATGTTCGGGATGGGTCCGCCAGCCTTCGAGCGCCTGTTCCGAGGCGAAGCGAAACACGGTGATTTCCTCCCCGTCATCCGCCTTGAATGATTTCACGGACTGAAATCCCGGAAGGCCGCTCACGATCTCATACATGCGCTCACCGAGGCGATCGTACGCATCCCCCGACGCGCCGTCTCGCAGCTTGAGATCTCCGATCACGATCACCTCACCAAGCATTGTCGTTCTCCGTATTGAATTCGAGCCCAGGAGAGAGTTCGGGGGCAAACGGCCATTATTACGTTTCGAGATCAATTATTCCCGCGCTCCACGACAATTTTCGCCAGGGCTGCACGCACACAATCGTGAACTGAAACGCGCGCAGCGCACGTAACGAGCCCGGGAGCGCGACCGTACCGCCAGCAATGAATGCATCATCAAAGGCGGTGAAATGACAGAGCTAGCAAGAACAAACTTCCATATCGCAGAGGACGGGGCTGGGTCGTATCGACCGCTGGCGATCCTGCGCTGGGTCATGGTCGTGATCTTCGTGTCGTTCGGCATGCAGAAGTTCACGCCGCAGTCGGCCCAAGGCATCGCGCAATTCATCAGCAACAGCCCGTTTGTCTCGTGGCTATCGATCTTCGGATTGCGAGGCGAAGCCTACTTTCTCGGCGTCACCGAACTCGTGATTGCGGCCTTGCTGGCTGCCGGTGCATTCAGCCCGATCCTCTCGGCGCTGGGATCATTGATGGGCGTGGTCACTTTCGCCGTCACGTGGTCGTTCTTTTTCACCACGCCTGGCGTCGTGACATGGAGCATCTCGACCGACCCCATGGCCTGGAATCTGGCAGGCGAGTTCCTGTTCAAGGACATTGTGCTGTTTTGCGTCTGCGTCGTGCTGCTGCTGGCGTCACTGCCGCAGGTCGTTACGAGGCTGCGCTGTTGAGGGCTCAAAGAGCTACGTGTCACTCGGCGCGGATCCGTGCTAGCTTGTTCTTGCAGGACCACATGACCGCCAGCTGGCATGGGGCAGATCGTTGATGGAATCACGGCTCGAATGAACAAGACCAATCGCGTGCTGTTTCTCTGCACGGGCAACTACTATCGAAGCCGCTACGCCGAAGAGCTGTTCAACCATCAGGCCGGGCGCGAAGGGCTGGGTTGGCATGCCTTCTCGCGCGGCGTCGCCGACAAGCTCTTCCCTGAAAACGTGGGGCCGATGTCGCCCTACACGTTGAACGCCTTGCAGGCCAAAGGCATCGCGCCGGGAGGCGCTGCGCGCGGTCCGGTGCTTTGCACCGTCGCCGACTTCGCGGAGGCGAAGCTTGTGGTCGCGCTGAAGGACGCCGAGCATCGGCCGATGATCGAGCGTCGCTTTGCCGACGTTTCCCATCGCGTCGAATACTGGAACGTGGACGATATCGAGTTCCTCGATCCGCCAACGGCGCTGGGCAAGATCGACGAGCTGGTTGGGCGGCTGATCGGGAGCCTGCAGAGCCACGACCGATAGCGGCAAGCCTATTGCACTAGCCTATTGCATATGGCGCAGGGCGTGGCGAGGATGCATCGCGGCAGGCAGGAGATCGATGCGTGCCGACGCGGCTGAGCTTTCGCCGGATTGGATGAAGCAAGACCAAAAAAGGGAAATTCCATGAGTCAGACGCGGCGCGTTCTCTCGGCACAGGTCGCCCACGAGACCAACACTTTCTCGATCGTTCCGACGACGCTCGAGGATTATCGCAAGCGGCTGTTTCTGCGTGATGCCGAGATCGCCGCCGCGCTGGCCGACACCAGGATGGAGATCGCCGCGCATCTGGCCGCAGCCAGACGTTACGGCTGGACCCTGGTGCAGCCGGTCGCCGCCGCGGCCACCCCATCCGGAAAGGTGACGGCCGAGTGCTGGGCCGAATTGCAGCGCCTGGTCTTTGATGCCTGCGAAACGGGGCCGTTCGACGGCGTCATCCTCGCATTGCACGGCGCAATGGTGACCGAGACCGACGACGACGCCGAGGGGGCGCTGCTCGAAGGATTGCGCAAGCGTCTCGGCGAAAAAATCCCGATTGCGGTGACGCTCGATCTGCATGCCAACGTCACTGAACGCATGGGCCGGCTGGCCAGCATCATGCTGCCCTACCGCACCTACCCGCACATCGACCAATATGAGACGGCGTTTCGCGCCGCTGAACTGCTGCAATCGGCGATGGACGGCGCGACCCGCCCGAAAGTGTTCCGCCTGCAGGGACCGCTGCTCGACGGATGCAATCACGGGCGGACCCAGGGCGGGGTGATGAGCGACCTGCTGGTGCGCGCCGCGGACATGCAGGCGCAAACGCCCGGCCTTTTGTCCGTCGATGTCTGCGCCGGCTTCAGCCGCGCTGATATTGCCGAGGTCGGCCCCAGCGTTCAGGTCACCTATGATGCCTCCCACAACGCCGCCGAAGCGGCCGCGCGGCAGGCCGCAACCGCGCTCCAGGACGAGATGATCCGCCGGCGCGCCGAGGTCACCGTCACACCGCTGGACTTGCCGACCGCAATGAGGCTTGCCGCCGCAGCCGCGGCTGATGTTGCGGATACCCGCCCCCTCGTGATCGGCGATTTCAGCGACAACCCGGGCTCGGGCGCCTACGGCGACGGTGTCCGCCTGCTGGAGGCGCTGCTGCAAGCTGACATCCGAAGCGTGCTGTTCGGCGTCCTCGGCGATCCCGAAGCCGCGGCGCGCTGCCATTCCGCTGGACTTGGGGCCAGCCTGGATGTCGTTGTCGGCGCCAAGCGGCATCCCGCCAGCTACGGACCTCCGCTCACGCTCACGGGGCGGGTGACCGGCCTGTCGGACGGCGCCTTCGTCTGCGAGGGGCCGATGAATGCCGGTCAGCCCATGACGCTTGGGCCCGCGGCCTTGCTCGAGGTCAACGGCATCTCGATCGCGATCTCGACCAACACGCTGCAGACCTACGATCAGGAAATGTTCCGAATTCTCGGCGCAGAACCGGCTCAATTCCGGATCGTCGCAGTCAAGTCTGCGCACCACTTCCGGGCTGCCTTCGGGCCTATGGCCAAGGAGGTGATCCTGGCCGACAGCGGCGGCCTTGCCACCAACGATCACAGCAAGCTGTCCTACCGAAAAGTCCGCCGTCCCATCTGGCCGCTCGACGAAATTCCGCCGGGCTGAATCTCGTCGCTCAGGCGCCCTGCCCCACCGTCACACCGTCAGCATCGTCTTGATCGCGCGGCGCTCGTCCATGGCCTTGTAGCCTTCGGCGACCTGATCGATCGGCAGCGTGAGATCGAACACCTTGCCCGGCTGAATTCGTCCATTGAGCACCCGCTCCATGAGATCGGGCAGGAACCGCCGCACCGGAGCGGGACCGCCCAGCATGCGCCGCTGCCCGAAGAATAGCGCCTGGCCATCGAAGGTCACGCCATGGGGAACGCCGACATAGCCGATCGTGCCACCCGGACGCGTGCACTCGATGGCCTGTGACATGGCTTCCTGCGTACCGACGCATTCGAGCACCGAGTCGGCGCCGATGCCCCCGGTCAGCTCCTTGACGCGCGCGATGCCTTCGGCGCCACGCTCGACGACGATATCGGTGGCGCCGAACTCCCGGGCCAGATCCTGCCGCGTCTTGTGGCGACTCATGGCGATGATGCGCTCCGCGCCCATCTCTTTCGCTGCAAGCACACCCATGAGGCCGACAGCACCGTCGCCGACCACCGCGACCACCGAGCCTTGCTTTACGTTCGCAGCGTCTGCCGCGTACCAGCCGGTCCCGAGCACGTCGGAGGTCGCGAGCAGATGCGGGACGAGATCGCGTCCCGGCATCTCGCTGGTCGCAACCAGCGTGCCATCGGCGAGCGCAACGCGCGCGTAGGGAGCCTGCGCGCCCGACATGAACTCCCGCTGCTCACACGACGACTGGAAACCGAATTTGCAATGCGGGCAGGTGTTGTCCGAAAGGCAAAACGAGCCGACGACGAACTGGCCGGGCCTGATGGTCCGCACGGCGCTGCCGACCTCGATCACAACGCCGCAATATTCATGCCCCATATGAGCGGGGCCTTCCTTCGGCTGTAGCCCGCGATAGGGCCAGAGGTCGGAACCGCAGATGCAGGTGGCCGACAGCTTGATGATGGCGTCGGTCGGGTGAATGATCCTGGGATCGTCGACGGTTTCATAGCGGACATCGCCGGGCCCATGGAGGACGGTTGCTTTCATTATCGGTCTCCGTTGGCGGCAGCTGCGCCGTACTGTTCGTCGCTGACCTTTTCCATCCATTCGACCGGGCTGCCGTTAAGCGCCTCCTGGATGGCGATATGGCTCATGGCCGTCTGTTGTGACGCCCCGTGCCAGTGCTTCTCGCCGGGCTCGAACGAGACCACGTCGCCTGGCCGGATATCCTCGATCGGGCCGTCCCAACGCTGCACGCAGCCGCGGCCGGACGTGACGATGAGGGTTTGACCGAACGGGTGCGTATGCCACGCCGTGCGCGCGCCGGGCTCGAACGTGACGTGGTTGCCGGCGACACGCGACGGATCTGTGGCCGGAAACAGGGGATCGATACGGACCGTGCCGGTGAAATACTCCGCCGGAGCCCGCATCGACGCCTGGGAGCCTGCTTGTCGAATCTGCATCTGTTGCCTCCTTGATGAGTTGCGTTATGGAGTGGCGCTCGCCGGCACGCAGGCGGCGCACTGCGAGTCCGCTTTCACCTTGCGGCGCAGCGCTCCGATCAGAATGACGATCGAAGAGAGCACGAGGACGACGGCACTGAACAGGAACGTGGCGCGATATCCGCTGCCGTCGAACAGCACACCGCCGCCTGCTGCGCCCAACGTGATCGCGAGCTGAACCACCGCGACCATCAGGCCTCCGCCTGCTTCCGCGTCATCCGGTAAGGCCTTGCTGAGCCAGGTCCACCAGCCGACCGGTGCAGCAGTGCCGACGAAACCCCAAAGGAACATCAGCGCCGTCGTGGCGCCAAGTGAACTGCCAAACACCGTGAGGGCGACGGCCATCGCGGCCATTGCGAACGGCATGACCACCAGCAAGGTGTAAAGACGTTGCCGTACGATCATCCCGATCAACGACGTGCCGACGAGACCGGCCACGCCCATCACGAGCAGCAACGCCGAAATGGTCGTGACGTCGATGCGCGTGATCGTTTCGAAGAACGGCCGCAGATAGGTGAACAGCGAGAACTGCCCGAGGAAGAACAACGCCGCTGCAAGCATCCCGTAGGGCACTTCCGGTCGGCGCAGGACCTTGAAGGCGGCCGCCGCGCCTGCGCGCTCCTGGCTCGGCATCTTCGGTAGCGTGACGAATTGCCAAAGCAGGGTCAGCGCCGCGATCGGCACGACGCAAAAGAACGCACCCCGCCAGCCGATATATTGCCCGAGGAAGCTCCCCATGGGCGCGGCAATCGTCGTCGCCAGCGCGTTTCCTCCATTAAGAACCGCGAGTGCACGCGGCACGTCCTTCGCGGGCACGATGCGGATCATGGTCGCGGCGGACATCGACCAGAAACCGCCGACGGCCATGCCGACCAAGGCGCGCCCGAGCATGAAGACAGGGTAGTTCGGCGCGAGGGCCACGACGACGCCGGAAACCAGCGTGATACTCGTGAGCCCCAGCAGCACCGATCGGCGATCGATCCCGCGCGTCGAAGCCGAGATGAAAAGACTGGTGAGAATAGCAAACAGGCCGGAGATGGAAATGGCTTGCCCGGCCTGTCCTTCCGTCAGCTGGAGAGTGTCCGCAATCGGCGTGAGCAGGCTCACCGGCATCCATTCGGTTGCGACGAGCGTCGAGGCGCAAAGAGACACGGCGAAAACCGCACTCCATGCGGCCATCGGCTGCACTGTCTTCTGATCTGTCGTGACGTCCATAGGGGTTCCGTATGTAAGCGCCCAAGCCCGGCGCCGTTCATCGCAACACATAGAGCCCCGTGCGGCGTTCGATTAGCCGATATAATTTGCTTGCATTAATCGATGCAGGCCATGAATAGTAACGGCCATGGCAGCTCAGGATTTCAACGATCTGCTGGCTTTCGTGGCGGTCGCCCGCGAGCGCAGCTTCACGAAGGCCGCCGCCAAACTGGGCGTCGTGCAGTCGACGCTCAGCCATACGATCAAGCGGCTGGAATCGCAGATGGGCCTGCGGCTTCTCACGCGCACGACCCGAAGCGTCGGCCTGACCGAGGCCGGCGAGCGACTGCAGCAGTCAGTCGCACCGCGCATCGAGGAGATCGAGCGCGATATCGCCGCGCTGATGTCGCTGCGCGACACGCCGTCCGGCACCATCCGGATCACGCTCTCGGACCACGCGCTGGACAAGGTGGTCTGGCCGAAGCTGGCGCCGGTGCTAAAAAAGTATCCCGACATCAAGGTCGAGTTCAGCCTCGACACGGCCTTTCGCAACATCGTCGAAGACGGTTTCGATGCCGGCATCCGCCTCGGCGAGAGCGTCGAGAAGGACATGATCGCCGTGCGCGTCGGCCCGGATTGGCGGCTGGTCGCGGTCGCCTCGCCTGCCTATCTGAAACAGCATCCGAAGCCGAAGCATCCGCAGGATCTCCTCGATCACGTCTGCATCAAGCGGCGCGCGGCGGCCGGTGGCCATTATGTGTGGGAGTTCGCCAAAAACGGTCCCGACCTCCGGGTGCGGGTCGAGGGGCAACTGACCTTCAACGACTCCCGCGCCATGATCGAGGCAGCCGTGAACGGCTTTGGCATCGCCTACCTTCCCGAGGACATGGTGACGCGGCAGGTCCGGTCCGGCGAGCTCGTCATCGTGCTCGACGACTGGTCGCCGAAATTCGACGGCTACTACATCTATTATCCGACCTCGCGGCAGAACTCGGCGGCGTTCAAGGTGATCGTCGACGCGCTCCGCTACAACGAAGCGCGAAGAAAGCGCGGCTGACCGCGCTTTTTCGTGCTCCAAAAACGAAAAGCCCCGGCACGAAGGCCGAGGCTTGCGATCCAGTCCGCGTACATCCGGCGAACCAACCGTCGAATGAAACACTAGCCGCGAATCTTGAACGGATGATGACGGGATCGTGCTGACAAAATGTCGCGCGGGCGTGAAGCCGGATCACCCGATCCCGTCGCGAACATAGTTCTCGGCACGTTCGAGCAGGTGATCGATCGAATCATTGGCGGTATCGAGCACCAGACGGTCGCGATCCCATGACTCATAGTGCCGGTCGACGATGTCCTGCCAGCTCGGCAGTTTGAGGCCCGCGATGTCGGACGCGCGTGCTTCCGCGCGCTGCCGGTGCAGAGCCACGTCGCTGCAGATCACTTCGATCTCGGCGATGCGCGCCGATGCCTGCATCGCCGTTTGCCGCCAGCCGTCACGGCTGGCCTGCACCGGATTGACGCAGTCCGCGACAACCACGCGGCCGAGCCGCAGATTTTCTCCCGCCAGTGCATTGGCGATGACGTAGCCCATCGGGCCGACGTCCCGGCCCGCCGCGCGCAGGGTCTGTTCGATCGCGTCGACGCGGATATAGGTCGCGGCCATCCGTCGCGTCAGTTCGCGCGAGAGCGTGGTCTTCCCGGTGCCGGGAAGGCCGCCGAAGACGATGAGGGTGGGAATGGGATGTTGACCTGCCATGCCTCATCATCCATCGGCATGCTGCAGCCTGCAATGGGCCGCGCAGGCCCATCGTCTCAGAGCATCATTCTCAGAGCATCATGGAGGCGATGGCTATCAGGCCGATGGCGGTCAGGCCCCAAACCAGCGAATGCAAAGCCCACGGCCGCATCGTTGCACCCCGCTTGCATGTCCTGCCGATGACAGGAAATACCCGCGCAGGGGTCGCCAGTTGAGATAGATCAATGGAGCAATACGAGCGCGGACACGGCGACGACGGTGAAAACGCCGGCCGCAATGGTCACCACACGCACGATCAACTCAATGCCCATGCCCGAACTTAACCGATGATCGAGTCAAGGACCTGTGCAGTTTGTGCCAAAACGTCCATTGGGAGATTTACGGGCGACGGCAGGTCTCGTTCGCCGCGGGGCCAAGCAGGTAAGTTGTTCAGCCTATTTCGGCAGGCATTCCACGTTGTAGGCGATGATGATCTGACTTGGATCGGCCTTTCCCAGGCTCTTCAGATCTTCCAGGCCGCTCTTCAACCTGGCTCCCGCCTGACTCAAGCTCGCCTCGAGCGTCGACTTGGCCGCCTTGCACCGCTCCTCGGTCGAGAATTCCTGAAACACGACGGTCGGCAGCAGCCGCCATTCGGCCCGGTCGTTGGTCGCGGCCGGACTGACCGAATAGGAAAACACGTACATCAGGACCCACATGACGGGGCTCCGGTGCGATGCGGACGGGATGGCGCAATTGCATCGCGCCATCCCGCGGCATGTCCTCGTTGATCCAGATCAACGAACGTTCAGCCAACCGGCCCGCAAGTCCAGTCGTCGCCGGCCAGCGGCGTGACCGTCACGTCGGGAATGACTCCGAGCTCCATGCTCGGATCGAAATGGCGCATGGTCCGTTCGTTGAGATCGATGATGCGGCCGGGCCTGAGCGGCCCGACGTCATTGATCTTGACGATGACCTTCTTGCCGATGGCCTCGACCAGCGCGAATTTCGGTCTCGCACCGAATTGGACACCACCGAATTTCTGACGAAGGCTCGTCTTGATCGCAGCCGTCCAGACCTCGGGATCATAGCGCTCGCCCGAGGCTGTCTTTGGACCGCCTTCCTCCTTGCCGGGCTTGAATGGATTATACGTGGATGCTGCGCCGACGATCCCCTTGCCCGAGGCGGCATCGACGACGGCACTTGAATGAACCCCAACTGTTTCACTACGAGCAACGCTGACAGAAACGGCAAGCGTAGCCAGGGCGCCGCAAATTGCGGCGCTCGAGCGGAACACCATTACATCTCCTTTGATTTTCGATCGTCCGGTTCCCGAGGCCGCAGAACCTGGTCAAGCAAACGCGGAAGCGTTTTGAACTTGCGCCAGTCTTTTGCGGATTCGCGCCAACCCCTGGCTGTGGAACCGTCGCAGGAACCAGAGCGGTCCCGCACAGTGTTTTCGTTGTCGACGTCTAAGACAGGGAATGCGTCAGCAACATGACTCCGAAGAATCGCGCAGCACGACATCCGGAGTCTTACGTGGTCAGCGACATCAATGCATGGCGCAGCGCGCGCGAAAACCGCAATGACGCCACACTGCAGCCACGCTGCATGTCGTTGTTTCGCAACGATCAGCGCTCACGCAGCTACTGCGAACTCACGGAAAGCAGCGGAGATTCGACTTCAAATTGCGATGACGACGAGGCGCCAACCTCGCTACCCCATCACGCCGCCGCGCTTGATCAGCTCCTTGCCGACAGCGGCGAGATGCACCTGATCCGGGCCATCACCGATGCGGATGAAGCGCGCATAGACGTAAGCACGCGCGAGGAACGTATCCTGCGAGACGCCGGCGGCGCCGTGGATCTGGATGGCGCGATCGATCACGCGGGCGGCCATGCTGGGCACCACGATCTTGGCCGCGGCGATCAGGTCACGCGCAGCCTTGTTGCCTTCGCGGTCCATCTTGTCGGCGGCCTGCAGCGTGAGCAGTCGCGCCTGCGCGATCTCGCAGAAGGAATGCGCAATGTCCTCGCGCACCGAGCCCTGCTCGGCGAGCGGCTTGCCGAACGCAACGCGTGAGACCGAGCGCTGGCACATCAATTCGAGGGCACGCTGGGCGCAGCCGATCAGCCGCATGCAATGATGGATGCGGCCGGGGCCGAGCCGGCCTTGCGCGATCTCGAAGCCGCGGCCCTCGCCGAGCAGCATGTTCTCGGCGGGCACGCGGACATTCTCGTAGACGATCTCGGGATGGCCGACCGGCGCGTCGTCATAGCCATAGGTGAGCATGTCCCTGATGATGCGGACGCCGGGCGTCGCTCTCGGCACCAGGATCATGGATTGCTGGCGATGACGATCAGGGTCGTCGGGCGCGGTCTTGCCCATCACGATCAGGATCTCGCAATCCTCGTTCATCGCGCCCGAGGTGAACCACTTCCGCCCGTTGATGACGTAGTCGTCGCCGTCGCGCGTGATCGCACACTGGATGTTGGTGGCATCGCTGGAGGCGACCTGCGGCTCGGTCATCGAGAAACCGGAGCGGATGCGGCCTTCCAGCAGCGGCTTCAGCCAGCGCTCCTGCTGCGCCTTGGTGCCGTAATTGGCGAGCACCTCCATGTTGCCGACATCGGGCGCCGAGCAATTGAACACTTCGGGCGCCCAGAGGATGCGGCCCATGATCTCCTTCACGGGCGCGTATTCGAGATTGGTCAGGCCGGTGTTGTTAAAGTCTTGGCCGTGCTCGCCCGACAGAAACAGGTTCCAGAGCCCCTGCTCCCGCGCCAGCCGTTTCAGATCCTGCAGGACTTGCGGCGTCTTGTAGCGCGCGGCTTCCGGCTTCACCTGCTCGTAATAGAGCTCCTCGACCGGCTCGACATGCGTCCGCATGAACCGGCCGACGCGCTCCTGCAGCTCCAGCGAACGGGCGGAGTGTTGAAAGTCCATGATGGTCTCCTGTTCGCTTGGTCGCGCGTCGGTCTCGTAGGGTGGGCAAAGCGAAGCGTGCCCACGCATTTCTTTCTATCGAGAGAGGTCGTGGGCACGGCGCAAGGGCGCCTTTGCCCACCCTACGAGTGCGGACTCGCGGAGAGATCCGCCTCACGTCCCCCGCAGCAGCTCGCTCGCAACCACCCAGTCATTGCCGTCGAACTGCAGCATGTAGCCGTCCTTGATCGGGCGGAAATCCTGCGGCGTGGTGTTGAGCGTGATCCCCGGCAGCAGCAGCGACAGTGGCACATTCTTCAGGTTCGAGGCCTGCGCCATGATGTTCTCGCGCGTCAGATTGTCCTTGCACTGCTTCAACACCACCACCAGCGCTTCGGCCACCGTATAGCCGTAGAGCGCGGCGACGTTGTTGATGTCGGCATTGGGCAGGCGCCGCTTCATGAAGTCGATATAGGCCGACATCGCCGGATCGTCCTTCGGCTCGGCCGTGAACGGCTTGAGCGAGCCGAGCGACAGCACGCCCTTGCCGGCGTCGAGGCCGGCCGGCGCCATCACGGTCGCCTTGTTGGCGCAGCCGGAGGCCAGGAAGCGCGTCGGCTGCCAGCCGACCTCATGCGCTTTTCGGATCGCCTGCGCGCAGGCGCGCGGCGTCACCGAGTAGATCATGAAGACGTCGGCCTTGGTGTTGGCCAGCGTCAGCACCTGGGAATCGACGGTGGGATCGGTGACCTCGAAGCTCGAGGCCATCGCGATCGCCTTGTCGGCGTCAGCGCCGAGCGCTTCCTTGACGCCGCGAAAATATTCCTTGCCGGCGTCGTCGTTCTGGTAGAGCACGGCGAAGCGCGCATTCGGGTTCTTGGCGCGGGCATAGGCCACGTCGATCGCGGCCTCGCTGGTGTAGTTCGGCGCCCAGGGCAGCGCCATCGACCACGGCATGTTGGCGGGATCGTTCCACTTCGAGGCCGAGCTGATCAAGAACAGCTGCGGCACCTTGTTGCTGTTGAGATATTTCGCGATCGCCGAGCTTGGCGCGGTCCCCATGGTCGCGAAGATGAAGGCGACGCCGTCGCCCTCGACCAGCCGCCGCGCCGCTTCCATGGTCTTCGGCGGCG
Encoded proteins:
- a CDS encoding cupin domain-containing protein, translated to MQIRQAGSQASMRAPAEYFTGTVRIDPLFPATDPSRVAGNHVTFEPGARTAWHTHPFGQTLIVTSGRGCVQRWDGPIEDIRPGDVVSFEPGEKHWHGASQQTAMSHIAIQEALNGSPVEWMEKVSDEQYGAAAANGDR
- a CDS encoding MFS transporter; amino-acid sequence: MDVTTDQKTVQPMAAWSAVFAVSLCASTLVATEWMPVSLLTPIADTLQLTEGQAGQAISISGLFAILTSLFISASTRGIDRRSVLLGLTSITLVSGVVVALAPNYPVFMLGRALVGMAVGGFWSMSAATMIRIVPAKDVPRALAVLNGGNALATTIAAPMGSFLGQYIGWRGAFFCVVPIAALTLLWQFVTLPKMPSQERAGAAAAFKVLRRPEVPYGMLAAALFFLGQFSLFTYLRPFFETITRIDVTTISALLLVMGVAGLVGTSLIGMIVRQRLYTLLVVMPFAMAAMAVALTVFGSSLGATTALMFLWGFVGTAAPVGWWTWLSKALPDDAEAGGGLMVAVVQLAITLGAAGGGVLFDGSGYRATFLFSAVVLVLSSIVILIGALRRKVKADSQCAACVPASATP
- a CDS encoding zinc-dependent alcohol dehydrogenase family protein, producing MKATVLHGPGDVRYETVDDPRIIHPTDAIIKLSATCICGSDLWPYRGLQPKEGPAHMGHEYCGVVIEVGSAVRTIRPGQFVVGSFCLSDNTCPHCKFGFQSSCEQREFMSGAQAPYARVALADGTLVATSEMPGRDLVPHLLATSDVLGTGWYAADAANVKQGSVVAVVGDGAVGLMGVLAAKEMGAERIIAMSRHKTRQDLAREFGATDIVVERGAEGIARVKELTGGIGADSVLECVGTQEAMSQAIECTRPGGTIGYVGVPHGVTFDGQALFFGQRRMLGGPAPVRRFLPDLMERVLNGRIQPGKVFDLTLPIDQVAEGYKAMDERRAIKTMLTV
- a CDS encoding LysR family transcriptional regulator; the encoded protein is MAAQDFNDLLAFVAVARERSFTKAAAKLGVVQSTLSHTIKRLESQMGLRLLTRTTRSVGLTEAGERLQQSVAPRIEEIERDIAALMSLRDTPSGTIRITLSDHALDKVVWPKLAPVLKKYPDIKVEFSLDTAFRNIVEDGFDAGIRLGESVEKDMIAVRVGPDWRLVAVASPAYLKQHPKPKHPQDLLDHVCIKRRAAAGGHYVWEFAKNGPDLRVRVEGQLTFNDSRAMIEAAVNGFGIAYLPEDMVTRQVRSGELVIVLDDWSPKFDGYYIYYPTSRQNSAAFKVIVDALRYNEARRKRG
- a CDS encoding antibiotic biosynthesis monooxygenase: MLGEVIVIGDLKLRDGASGDAYDRLGERMYEIVSGLPGFQSVKSFKADDGEEITVFRFASEQALEGWRTHPEHIEAMKRGHAEFYASGFLQICRVIREVGPFEHG
- a CDS encoding DUF417 family protein encodes the protein MTELARTNFHIAEDGAGSYRPLAILRWVMVVIFVSFGMQKFTPQSAQGIAQFISNSPFVSWLSIFGLRGEAYFLGVTELVIAALLAAGAFSPILSALGSLMGVVTFAVTWSFFFTTPGVVTWSISTDPMAWNLAGEFLFKDIVLFCVCVVLLLASLPQVVTRLRC
- a CDS encoding M81 family metallopeptidase produces the protein MSQTRRVLSAQVAHETNTFSIVPTTLEDYRKRLFLRDAEIAAALADTRMEIAAHLAAARRYGWTLVQPVAAAATPSGKVTAECWAELQRLVFDACETGPFDGVILALHGAMVTETDDDAEGALLEGLRKRLGEKIPIAVTLDLHANVTERMGRLASIMLPYRTYPHIDQYETAFRAAELLQSAMDGATRPKVFRLQGPLLDGCNHGRTQGGVMSDLLVRAADMQAQTPGLLSVDVCAGFSRADIAEVGPSVQVTYDASHNAAEAAARQAATALQDEMIRRRAEVTVTPLDLPTAMRLAAAAAADVADTRPLVIGDFSDNPGSGAYGDGVRLLEALLQADIRSVLFGVLGDPEAAARCHSAGLGASLDVVVGAKRHPASYGPPLTLTGRVTGLSDGAFVCEGPMNAGQPMTLGPAALLEVNGISIAISTNTLQTYDQEMFRILGAEPAQFRIVAVKSAHHFRAAFGPMAKEVILADSGGLATNDHSKLSYRKVRRPIWPLDEIPPG
- a CDS encoding methyl-accepting chemotaxis protein; translation: MTSDRSGNAAGLAGRFSLATKLYAIFALFALLTAAIAMLSDYNSRRSAELTSAIETANAAALNVERVNSLVYAVVMESRGVYMSSEPAVVKKYGEGLLKFNEQILNVVKGWETIVKADDSEQFATFKKRIEQFVDFRKELVRRGVEINAAAGREWGDNDANRAVRSALNKDLEALSKVYAERARQIARETETNRTLSFVLTCLGGVALALVVIGIIIIARSIARPLAAITATIKQVADGAENVVVPHSGRADEIGALARAIEVFQDAMGRNRNLASQVSRDSAAREERARHIEQSVDAFREAIGAIMRGLSDNASVMRETAQTITRVTADANSRAGTAASATEQASNNVTAVAGAAEELSASVEEIGRQVRQSASAVEQTGQRTEKSIAEIESLAAATQRIDGVLTLIQTIAEQTNLLALNATIEAARAGDAGRGFAVVAHEVKALAGQTAKATADISENVAMIQSSTRNAVDAVREIGGAVREINEVTSAIAGAVGQQDAATREISSNAQSAAQGNETLVANITSLRDAIGETDTAATSVLTAASSLTSTADTLSREVEKFFQNLRSDSRIAKAG
- a CDS encoding low molecular weight phosphatase family protein, giving the protein MNKTNRVLFLCTGNYYRSRYAEELFNHQAGREGLGWHAFSRGVADKLFPENVGPMSPYTLNALQAKGIAPGGAARGPVLCTVADFAEAKLVVALKDAEHRPMIERRFADVSHRVEYWNVDDIEFLDPPTALGKIDELVGRLIGSLQSHDR